The Terriglobus sp. TAA 43 sequence TTGTCCCTTCTGAACAGGCTTGATCATCAGGGAGCGGAAGAAACATCGATAGCATACATCGCTGCTGAACCCGGTGCTGGCGGAACCACCCTTGCCCGAGCACTTGCGTGGCAGTGCGCGAGGTTGGGATATCCCACGCTCTTAGCGAAGCAGATTCCGTTCGTTCCAGAGACTCTGCCTGTTAGGAATTTCCTGACCAAGGTAAACGCCGCTGCCAACAAGAGTGCACCGACCAAATCTTTCAGCGGCGGAAGTCCGAGAGGTAGAGATGGTTCCAGCCGAAGATATGAAACGCCTTGGCTACTCGTCTTCGACACCATCCATTGGCAGAATCGAGACGCTGAGCTTATCAAGTTCAGAAGAGAAATGGAGAAATCCGGTCGCCCTACCTGCATTTTGGTGGTTTCAGGAAGCTCGCTTCCGCTCTCGTTTTATACCGCGCCCGACCTACATAAAATTGGCGAGCTGAATCATGCGATAGGCTTTGATGATGCGATACGTCTCGGCGAGCATTTAAATAAGTTCTTGAAGCCATTTGGTAAAGAGCGTAAAGCCCAGCAATGGGAGTTGTTTTACAGAGAACATAATGTCCGCTACATGGACGGAATAGCAGCATTCTGGGTCAGTTTATCGTTCTGGATCCAGGGGCACTATGATCTCAGCGAGTCAATTCAGTCTTGGGTCTATCGCTCTTTCAAAGCTGCTTCTCTTGAGAGGACCCTCAAAGAGGCCGTACTTCGGATCGCCGCCCTCAGTTCAGAGCGAATCTCTCTACCAGAAACCCTACTTCCGACATCAACTGGTCCCTGGCCGATTTCCCATCTACTACGAGATGCCCAGCCTTCCTTAACTCCAATTGGTCTCGTTAGAACTTCGGCTGACGGTGAGAGGTACTGGGGGCTAGTCCATGACATCTTAGGACGATTCCTAATCAACGCTCTTTTCTATGATTTCGCGGAGCGAAACGATCTCGGTTTCGCACATGCCCAGGATCCTGAACATCTACGCTTTCTGCTTTTACAGAAAACAGCTCGCGAACCAGCTTTGGGGGAGCGAGCGTACCGAGCGATCGGGGAAGATTTTGCCACCAGTATCTTCAAAATTGATCCGGACCATGGACATAGTAACTTCGTGGCAATATGGCCTGATGTTCTTCAGACACTTGATTCGATGCCACGAACACTACGCGATACGAGCAGACTATTTCGCCATCATAGTGCAATATCACGACGTCGCATCACTAAGCTTGAAAACCTCTTTTACGGACCTAAGGATTTTGAGAAGAAGCAGCTACTGCATCAGGCGATCGACGATATCAGGTACGCACTCGACTTCATCGAGTACACTCCAGAATCCGAACCCAGCCTAAACTTACTTAACTCGTTAGCGAACGCATATTTCGATCTCGCTGATCTCGAAGCGAGGGACGGAGCAAGCAAAGAAAGGCTTCGCGAACTCAGAGATCTTGCAAATGACGCTACGAGGCGGGCGTTCGCTGAAAGCCCCACGAACTCCTTCGTAGTCGAGACCTACGTCAAAAATTTACTTCAGAGCGGAAGAACTGACCCTGACCGAGCGGTCGAGAATTCGATTGAGGCACTCGGGGTGCTCTTCTCCGCGATGAGCACGTACGAACCGGACTATCGTTCCTTGCAACTGGGATCGCTGGCTGATCAGGCTCTGAAGATGCTACTTGACCATACGTCCAAAGATAATGGCGAACGGCAGATAAGAACTGCAGTAGACGTTCTAGTTCTTGCTTGGCGCGCATTGTCATTCAGCGGTGAGATGGATGCTCCGAGTATCGCGTTTGACACGATACCGAAGGAAAAGCGAGAACTCGCCTTGAGCTATCTGTCAAACCCGGCGGGACGGGGTAACACACAGGTTCTCCGCCTCACATATCACCTGGTTTGCGCTAGTAGGCCCTTTGATTTTGGCGCGCAACTAGAGTTGGTAGAGCAACTGGTCGGGACGTCTCTCCGGTCACTCCCTCAGTTAGCGCTCGAATACGCCATATTACTCTTCCAGTGCGGCAGAGCACTTGAGGGGAATAAAATCTACAAGGATTTACGTCGGCTTTGGCGTGAGAGCGAGTCTTTTGTGCACGTTCCCGATCGCTTGAGATGGCTTGTTGATACGCACTCTCATAATCTGAAGATCGTGAACGCAGTCATTTCTTCCGATGACGGATTTAATGTAATCGGACGTGTGCAAGAGTTTGCGGCTGCGTCCGCACCTCTGAGGCCAGAGGAGTTCAGTATCCGATCCGTAACCCCAGGGCTACGTGTCGCATGTCATGTCTCATTCGGCTTCAAAGGTCCATTCCTGCGTCCAACTACTGCCGGCCCCGCTGAAGTTAATCAGGTGAGACGTGACTAACAACAGCGACCCGATTGCTACTTACATGGCCAGCTTGGGTCACAGAGTCTGCCCCAAAATCCTGTTGGTCGAAGGTATTAGCGACTATGAGCTACTGACGTTAGCCGCAACGCTTTTTGAAGACGAGGGTAAGGGTCAACTTCTTCACCCTAATTTGTGCATCATTCCCGCTGGCATAGGAGATCTTGGCGGTACGAAAGGCGTGGTCAGAGAACTAATCTGTCTGAGAGGGCTTAGCCGAGCGTGCTTGACTCCAGAAGGCCGGCCACGATATAGGATCGCCGCCTTATTCGATAACGATACGGCTGGTCGCCAAGGCATTCAAGCCGCTAGGGGGTTTGACCTAAGCTTGATCGAATGCAAAGACCTATTTTTGTTACGCCCTGTGATGCCCACAACAAACAATCTTGACCCCGTTGCGCTTCAGCGATTTGTCGCTGAAGCGAATCTCTCATACAAGGGATTGGATTGGGAAATAGAGGACTACCTCCCCTCATCATTGATTGATGTATTCCTAGAAGAACAACCCAATGCTGTTAGTAGGTTTTCTTCCGCCAGCGACAAGACTCATCGCGACTTTACTCGTGACGGTAAAGCTCGGCTGCTCCGATTCGTCAAGCAACATGCGATTTATGAGGATATGAATGCCATCATTGAATTGCTGTCGGCTGTGCGGTGCTACCTCGGCGTAAAGTGAGTCAACGCTACCGCATTCTTGTTATCTGCGAGAAACGAAATTCTGAGTTTTCGAGGCGCGCGTGCCCAGATATACCAGCCGATCGACCTTCCATGTCCTGATTGATACATGCGTCCGGATAGATGCAGCCAAAGACCAGCAGCAGCAGGCAATCTTGGCCGCGCTCGAAGAACTTGTGCGCGAAAAGGATATAGCGATCATCTTGCCGAGATTCGTAGTAGACGAGTTTGCCCGGGATAAGTCCCGAATTGTTGAAGACAGCACACGCAGTCTCTCGAGCACATTGAAACGGGTGAAAGATGTGGTCGAAAAAATCGGCGACCCTCGCCAGAAGCGCAACGTTCTGCGTCAACTCAATGAGGTTGAGCACCGGCTATCGTCTTTGGGTGAAGCCGCCGTGGAAACGGTCGGGCGAATTGAAAAGCTTTTCGCCGTGACACCTGTTATTGAAACCACCGACGCAGTGAAGCTGCGAGCGGCCCAGTGCGCCATCGACAAGCGGGCTCCGTTTCATCGACAACGCCACGGGATTTACGATGCGATTCTGATCGAAACTTATGCTGACCGCGTTGCCAGCAGGGCTCCGGCAGGGACGCGCTTCGCCTTTGTCACCCACAACACAAAGGACTTCAGCCACCCGGCAGCAAGCAATAAACTCCCGCATCCTGACATGGCCGCGTATTTTTCAAGGGCGATATCACTGTATTTCATCACCCTTGGCGAGGCTTTGCGGAGTATTCGGCCAGGGCAGTTTGCAGATCTCATGATCGAACAGAAATGGGTGGAAGAGCCCAGGCCGCTCGCCGAAGTCCTCGGCTCGATTGACACGTTGACCACGCAAGTTTGGTACAACCGGCACAAGAATCTGGCGTGGAGAATTGAGAGAGGGCAGCACAAGATCGTCACGCGGGAAGAGTGGGAAGCGAAGTTCAAGCAGCACAGAGGTTATGGTCAAAACCACACGGTCGACACGATCTGGAGAGTGCGCTCAAGGCCGCAAAGAAAGCCGAACGCAGGCTTGGCAATGACAACTCTGGCCCTTGGGATGACTTCGAGTGGGGCATGATCAACGGTAAGCTTTCAGCGCTTCGGCGGGTACTAGGCGAGGAATGGGACATGCTCGATACGTGATCGGTGTGAGCGGACTGGGATTAGAGATAAAACAGCCGATCACTCCTTGCCGATCTCACGACGAGTGCTGAATCGCCGATGCACTGATCGACTCGGGCTATCGCCAAGATAATCTTCCGTAGGCCATCCTGCCTATTCAGGCTCACGTACGTCGATCCGGTCCACCTTCTGCAAAGAGTCACAGGCGTAGATTCGGCAATAGAAACTTCGCGAACGCAGACTCGATGATTAACCGGTGGCAGTGTGCTCCCACTTCTCTACACGCTTGGCGGCGGCCATTTCAACTCAGAAATAGCTGCGCTGCACAACATCTTCCAACGGCATAGAAGATCGGCACTCTACTCCTTCCCCTAGACACGCATGCGTCAAAAAGCCGAGGCCATGGTGTTCATTCGATACTTTTGAGTGCCGCCACGACGATATCCGCTTTTAGGTCGCGGAAGCGACTGTCAGCCTCGTTTAGTGCTCCTCTTCGAACGGAGTTCAAGACTTTTGTCCATGCCTCTGTGATACCCATGGTTGCCACATCAGGGGCGATGAAGAGACGATCCTCTAGCGTGTTGTTTGCGGCCATCTTTCCGGCATCAAGTTCCTGTTTCTCTTCGGGACTAAGCACCGAGTTCTCGAGTCGAACGATCGTTGCGAACGTTTCGGTAAGGCGACTCAAAAGCTCTCGCCATTCCAGCTTGCGCTGATCGCGGAGCCAAAGAGAATGTTGGGACCTGCGCGTCATCCATTGAGAAAGGACACTTCCGAGGAGCGTGCCCGTGATTCCAAGGCCCGCGACGATCAAGGTGACTGTTTGCGTTTGCATGACTCTCCTCAGACGTTAAGCAAGTTCATGCCGATTCTACGATGCTCTCACACCGAAAACGGGTCTTCGATGGCTCCGCGCAGGTCTCACACGCTATCGCCCTCACAGGGCAAACGTCCGGCTCTGGTGAGCAGGTATCGGCCTTCGAGAACGACTATTTCTCCGTCCTGAGGCGATCAGAATTTCGAAGCATATCCACGACCGGTACGGACTTGACGCAGGCATCATGTGAGAGCACCGCTCTGTAGTCTGCGACGGCCTCAGCTTCATCACCAGGAACGGATCAGACGGATGCGTTCTGAAGGACCAGGATGAGGGACGTCAGCGGACGTCACAGGCCCAACGACGCCGTCGCCTAAGTTTCTTGCCTTCTAAGAAATGGTTAAGCGCACACCGTCTCCTAAGTGAAGGCGGGTCAGTGAGTCAGGATCACAAGTCGATCTGTATCCACGCTAGAGATCGCTGCGGTCATAATCGCTGCTGTACGCCTTGCACGCGAGGAATGGAGCCAAATCGCCAATGCACTCATCCAACCCAGATTAGTCCTCATAAGTCGGCTTATCGTCAGAAGGCATCAATGATCGACAACCGCGTTTATCGGTAGCGACGGAGTGCTAGTCTCTCGGAGTTGCCTCGAAGCTAGGGTCTACGGATTGCTGTAAACCGATCAAGCTTTTCACCCCTTCTTCTCTTGACCGCTTGCTTATGTAAATGGGCGACCGGATCCTCAGGGCCGCCCTCACCATCGTCCTCAGCGTGCACGCTCACTCTCTCCTCAAGAACGTGTTCTACCTGAGGTTGCGCCATGACACTCAGCTCTTGCAGTGCACTTCCTAACGATGCGGAACTCGGATAAAACCCCCATTTGCTCTTGCCCTGCCGTTTTCGTCGCCTCCAACGATATCGCTGTAAGAAGAACGCAATCGTGAACGGGAGAGAGAGGAGAAAAAGCCCGCCGAAGGGCAGAACGTCAAAGACGAATTTCACTAGTGTCCTCGCAAGTTGTCTAAAGGCATGACTAAACGCCGCACGCAAGAGCGTGGCGATCCCTTCGCGGGCTGTCGTGGGCTGCTAGGCGAACAAAGACGGAGGGGGTCTTTGGAAGAGTGTGGGGCGACAGGGCAACGGTCGAGCACTTGGCTCTAGTGAGCAAGCCAGCAAGGAGGCCGTTTGTGTCTGGACAGTTCCGAACAAGAATAGAAGCAACAACGGGATTGTTGCGAGCGCTGTCCCATGATGATTTTGAGGGTGCGGAATCAGCAGCGCCAGCAATAAGGTGACCGTCACTGTTAAGAGGATGATCGTTCGGAAACACCTTCTTGCTTGTAGGGCCTGCATTGCGCTTAAGTATAGAGGCATTTCGGATTTCAGTTGGGGCGAAATTAAGCCGTTGTTGTGCGATCTGGGGTAACGATAAGCCGGCATATCGGAAGTGCCCACGGGCCATACTGTCCAATCCTCTTGCTCCTACTCCTCATTCCAAAACACAACTTTCGTCTTGACTGTTCGCCCGAGCAGAGCGGAAATGTCCATGTTCGAGGTGACAGATGATATCCACGCAAAAGTCGGATGCTGCAATAGCGGACGAATTAGCAGCGCTTCCGGCGATGGATAAGCGAAAGCTTCTTAAGGTTTGGGACGAGGTGTATCAAACTCCGCCCCACCATACATTGCGAAAAGAGCTCATTGTTCCCATCCTTGCGTACCGCCTTCAAGAAGTGGTTCATGGAGGTTTGTCGAACTCTGCAAGACGGAAACTGTTGCTTCTACGTGAGGCACCCCGCAAGCCTCAAAAGACGAATGTAACCGGTGTTAGCAGTGATTCCGCAGGCAGCACGAAGCTGGTGAGGACGTGGGGTGGAGAAACTCACGAGGTCATCGTGACCGCGTCGGGCTTCGTCTATCGAGGAGAGACGTTCAAAAAGCTGAGCCCAATTGCGAAGCGGATCACGGGAACACAATGGTCCGGGCCAGCATTCTTTGGCACTCGCTCTAAGGATCGACGTGATGCCTGATACGAAGACCGTGCGATGTGCGGTTTACACGCGGAAGTCTTCCGAAGAGGGGCTTGATCAGACGTTTAACTCCCTCCACGCACAGCGTGAGGCTTGCGAAGCGTACATCCTCAGCCAGAAGCATGAGGGATGGGAAGTCACGCGTACCGAGTATGACGATGGTGGTTTCTCGGGCGGCAACATGGAACGACCCGGCTTGGCGAAGCTCCTTAGTGACATAGCCGCAAAGCGAATCGATACGGTCGTTGTTTACAAAGTAGACAGGCTCACTCGATCCTTGGCCGATTTCGCGAAGATCGTGGAGCAGTTTGATCGCGAGGGTGTGAGCTTCGTATCGGTCACTCAGCAATTCAATACGACGAATTCGATGGGGCGTCTCACGTTGAACGTCCTTCTTTCGTTTGCTCAGTTTGAACGAGAAGTTACTGGCGAGCGTATCCGTGACAAGATTGCGGCGTCGAAAAAGAAGGGCATGTGGATGGGCGGAGTCGTGCCCTTGGGTTATGACCTGCACGATCGACGTCTGATTGTTCAGGAGGAAGAAGCGGCTCGCGTTCGCCAAATCTTCAACCTTTATCTCGAATTAGGTTGCGTCACGAAGCTACAGGGCAGGCTCGATGAACTGGGCATCCGGAGTAAGAAGAGACTCAGCAGGAAGGGACGCAGCTCAGGTGATGCGGCATTCTCCCGTGGCGCTCTGTACGAACTCTTAAAGAACCGTATCTACTTGGGCGAGATTCGGCACAAGGACAAGTGCTATCCGGGACAACATGAAGCGATCGTAGATCAGGCCGTCTGGGATGACGTGCAGACGTTGCTCGTCACGAATCGTCCCTCAGACAATACCCACGAGAGTGACGGTGAGGTCAGCTTGCTCACTGGGCGTCTATTCGATGCAGCAGGGAATCGCTTCACCCCTTCTCACACGACCAAGCGTGGACGTCGCTATCGTTACTACGTCTCACAAGCGATCATCCATGGGAATAAGGGAAAAGGCGGATCGATGTACCGTCTCCCTGCTGGACGAATCGAATCGATTGTCTGCGATGGTGTGACAAATCTCATCGGCAATCCGCAGAGATTGATCGCTATCATTGCGGATCGCCCATCAGATCCCGCTGAGATGAATGCGATCTTAAGATCCTCCGAAAGGTACAAGAGACAACCTCTAGGAACACCCAACATTGCCGATTGTGTGAGGCGGGTCGTTATAGATGAGCGCCATGTGCGCATGTTCATCTGCAAAAAAAACGTGAGGAAAATACTTGGGCTTTCCTGTGACTCACACATCGACGCGGAGATAGAGATTCAACTACCGGCTGTGCCTATGCGGATTGGTGGAGAGCTTCGGTTCAAGATCGAAGGCGACAGCGAAAGATCGAGACGAGAAGTTCCGGCGTTGGTTGCCGCGGTTGTGCGGGCGCGGGAATGGCTTGATCGATTGATGAGCGGCGATGTCTCGAGTCAACGTGACCTGGCCGCGAAAGAGGGCTTGGACGAGCGTTACGTGAGTCGTCTATTACCGCTTGCTTTCCTCTCCCCAGAGATAACAGAAGAGATTCTGGAAGGTACACAACCTCCGCATTGGTGTCTCGATACCTTTCTCGGAAACGTTCCTCTTGATTGGCAGGCGCAACGTAAGGCATTCGCGTAAGCCCACTTACGGATGATGACTAATCCTTAACTACTATCATCGTTACTATCATTTGTTTTCCGCGGCTTTGCCTTCATCAATGGCAACGAAGACGGGTTGAAATTTCGCCGCTCAGAGGGGCTTGACAGCCATCATAGGCTTCTTCTGAGAGGTAAAGAATTTCATGAATGACACAGACACGAAGTCAACATCCAGAAAGCTTGCTCTGGAATATAGACCACTCGCATCGCTCAATTTTCACGTCAACAACGCACGCACCCACTCGCGCAGTCAGATCCGCAAGATCAAAAACAGCATCGAGGAATTTGGCTTTTCCAATCCGATCTTGATCCAGACGGACGGTACGATCATTGCTGGCCACGGTCGCGTTGAGGCAGCCAAGTTACTCAACATGACAACCGTGCCGACGATCTGTCTCGAGCACTTAACTCCCGATCAGATTCGCGCCTATGTCATCGCAGATAACAGGCTCGCGGAACTTGCCGGTTGGGACAACGACCTTCTCAAGATCGAGCTCGGTTATCTTCTGACTCTCGATCTCAGCCTCGATGTGACGTTGACCGGTTTCGAGGTCCCTGAAATTGACCTTCTACTTGAAGAAGCTTCCAGCACGGCGGACGAGGAAGAAACCATTCCGCCTACACATCCGGTCGCCATATCTCGACCTGGAGACCTTTGGATGCTCGGACACCATCGCATATTCTGCGGCAGTGCGCTTGAGCAGAAGTCATTTCAAACCCTGATGGACAGCCGACGTGCAGGTATGGTCTTTGTTGATCCGCCATACAACGTTCCTATCGATGGGCACGCATCCGGCAATGGGCAGATCGAGCACCGCGAGTTCGCGATGGCGTCCGGAGAAATGGACGAGCACGAGTTCACACAGTTCCTCAATCGCAGTTTCGAGCTTCTTGCCGAACATAGCGATTGTGGTGCGGTGCATTTCCTCTGCATGGACTGGCGTCACATGAGGGAGCTGATTGAGGCCGCTAAACCTGTCTATGACAAACAGCTGGGCCTTTGTGTGTGGGCGAAGGATGTCGGCGGCATGGGATCCCTTTACCGCTCTCAACATGAATTGATCTTCGTGTTCAAAACCAACGGAGGCCCTCACCGCAACAACATCATGCTCGGGAAGTACGGACGCAACCGTACGAACGTCTGGCAATACCCGTCTGCAAGCACGATGTCCCGACAGGGTGAAGAGAATCTTCTTAGCTTGCATCCGACGGTGAAACCAATCGCCATGGTTGCTGATGCCATTCTTGATTGCTCAAAGCGTGGCGACATCGTCCTAGATTCGTTTCTCGGCTCCGGGACAACACTCCTTGCCGCGGAACGTGTGGGGCGCATCTGCTATGCGCTCGAGCTTGATCCTCTCTATGTGGATGTTGCCATTCGCCGTTGGCAAGCAATCACTGGTGAGCAGGCGATCAACGCTGTGAGCGGGCGTGCGTTCGAGGACAACATCATGACGGAAGAAGCGAACGAAGAGGTGATTCATGGCTAACCAAGATGACAGCGATTATGAAGTTGGTTACGGCAAGCCACCGCGGCATTCGCAATTTCGTCGCGGACAATCGGGGAACCCTGCCGGGCGCCCACCGGGACGGAAGAATCTCGCAACCATAGTCCGGGCCGTGCTCCACGAGGAGATCATTGTGACGGAGAACGGCAAGAGCAGAAAGGCGACGAAGGTCGAGATAGTCATTGCCCAGATGGTCAATGGAGCATTGAAGGGGGATCAGCGTGCCATAAGGGAAACGATTGCACTCAAGCGGTACGTCGATGCGCTTGAAGAGGTCGATGCGGTGCCTACCGAAACCGAGAGTGACGCGGCTATTATGGCAAGTCTCAAACGTCGCTTACAACGTGCAACCAACTCGAACACCGAAAAGGAGACCTCAAAGTGATGGCTACCGGAGACCTGGAACTTTCAGCTGAGGAACTTCGGGCGATGCTCCGAGTCGATCTCTACACGTTCATTGAGCGCGCTTTCAGTGAAATACATCCCGGCACTGAATTTCTCGAGAGTCAGCACATTCCTCTGATTGCCGCGAAGCTTCAGGAGTGCGTAGAAGGGAAGTGCAAGCGTCTCATCATCAACCTTCCTCCGCGCTCATTGAAGTCATTCACTGTCAGCGTGGCATTCGTAGCTTGGCTACTCGGCAGGAATCCTTCGAAGCAGGTGATCTGTGCGAGCTACGGCCAAGACTTGGCCGACAAGCTTGCGCGTGACTGCCGCACGGTGATGTTGTCCCCTTGGTACAAGAGATTGTTTCCAAGGGCTCAGATCTCCGGGAAAAGAAACGCCGTGAATGACTTCAACACCACTGCCAGCGGAGGGAGAATGGCCACCTCCGTTGGGGGCACGCTGACAGGACGAGGAGCGGACTTCTTGATTCTTGACGATCCTCTCAAACCCATCGACGCTCTCTCAGAAACCAGCCGTAAGGCAGCCAACGATTGGTTTTCGAATACTCTGTTGAGTCGCCTTAACAGCAAGAAGGATGGTGTGATCATCATCGTGATGCAGCGTCTCCATCAGGACGATCTCGTTGGCCACGTACAGTCTCTTTCAGAATGGGAGGTGCTCTCACTCCCAGCCGTCGCTGAAATGGACGAGAGCATCACCATTGAAGGGCCTCTTTGGCCCGTTCACTTTTCTCGTTCTGCTGGCGAAATACTCGAACCGCGCCGCGACACCCCTGAGGCGCTCGCCGCAATACGGGATCAGATCGGCCCCTTCAATTTCAACGCACAATATCAGCAGGATCCGATACCAGAGGGTGGCAACATCATCCTGGAAGAGTGGTTGCGTATCTATGAAGAGAACACACTCCCGATGCGACCTCTAATACT is a genomic window containing:
- a CDS encoding DNA methyltransferase, translated to MNDTDTKSTSRKLALEYRPLASLNFHVNNARTHSRSQIRKIKNSIEEFGFSNPILIQTDGTIIAGHGRVEAAKLLNMTTVPTICLEHLTPDQIRAYVIADNRLAELAGWDNDLLKIELGYLLTLDLSLDVTLTGFEVPEIDLLLEEASSTADEEETIPPTHPVAISRPGDLWMLGHHRIFCGSALEQKSFQTLMDSRRAGMVFVDPPYNVPIDGHASGNGQIEHREFAMASGEMDEHEFTQFLNRSFELLAEHSDCGAVHFLCMDWRHMRELIEAAKPVYDKQLGLCVWAKDVGGMGSLYRSQHELIFVFKTNGGPHRNNIMLGKYGRNRTNVWQYPSASTMSRQGEENLLSLHPTVKPIAMVADAILDCSKRGDIVLDSFLGSGTTLLAAERVGRICYALELDPLYVDVAIRRWQAITGEQAINAVSGRAFEDNIMTEEANEEVIHG
- a CDS encoding PIN domain-containing protein; the protein is MPRYTSRSTFHVLIDTCVRIDAAKDQQQQAILAALEELVREKDIAIILPRFVVDEFARDKSRIVEDSTRSLSSTLKRVKDVVEKIGDPRQKRNVLRQLNEVEHRLSSLGEAAVETVGRIEKLFAVTPVIETTDAVKLRAAQCAIDKRAPFHRQRHGIYDAILIETYADRVASRAPAGTRFAFVTHNTKDFSHPAASNKLPHPDMAAYFSRAISLYFITLGEALRSIRPGQFADLMIEQKWVEEPRPLAEVLGSIDTLTTQVWYNRHKNLAWRIERGQHKIVTREEWEAKFKQHRGYGQNHTVDTIWRVRSRPQRKPNAGLAMTTLALGMTSSGA
- a CDS encoding DUF2924 domain-containing protein gives rise to the protein MISTQKSDAAIADELAALPAMDKRKLLKVWDEVYQTPPHHTLRKELIVPILAYRLQEVVHGGLSNSARRKLLLLREAPRKPQKTNVTGVSSDSAGSTKLVRTWGGETHEVIVTASGFVYRGETFKKLSPIAKRITGTQWSGPAFFGTRSKDRRDA
- a CDS encoding DUF5681 domain-containing protein codes for the protein MANQDDSDYEVGYGKPPRHSQFRRGQSGNPAGRPPGRKNLATIVRAVLHEEIIVTENGKSRKATKVEIVIAQMVNGALKGDQRAIRETIALKRYVDALEEVDAVPTETESDAAIMASLKRRLQRATNSNTEKETSK
- the terL gene encoding phage terminase large subunit; the encoded protein is MATGDLELSAEELRAMLRVDLYTFIERAFSEIHPGTEFLESQHIPLIAAKLQECVEGKCKRLIINLPPRSLKSFTVSVAFVAWLLGRNPSKQVICASYGQDLADKLARDCRTVMLSPWYKRLFPRAQISGKRNAVNDFNTTASGGRMATSVGGTLTGRGADFLILDDPLKPIDALSETSRKAANDWFSNTLLSRLNSKKDGVIIIVMQRLHQDDLVGHVQSLSEWEVLSLPAVAEMDESITIEGPLWPVHFSRSAGEILEPRRDTPEALAAIRDQIGPFNFNAQYQQDPIPEGGNIILEEWLRIYEENTLPMRPLILQSWDTANKSSELCDFSVCTTWAIVGKKRYLLNVLRKQLNYPDLKKLIVSHMKQWNATQVIIENRASGIQLCQDLRADGIFQVKPYDPPAGSDKIMRVHMQTPEFEAGNVLLPKSAPWLDTYVKELLSFPGGKYDDQVDSTMQALDYAKRFHELNTWAMLGRS
- a CDS encoding recombinase family protein, whose protein sequence is MPDTKTVRCAVYTRKSSEEGLDQTFNSLHAQREACEAYILSQKHEGWEVTRTEYDDGGFSGGNMERPGLAKLLSDIAAKRIDTVVVYKVDRLTRSLADFAKIVEQFDREGVSFVSVTQQFNTTNSMGRLTLNVLLSFAQFEREVTGERIRDKIAASKKKGMWMGGVVPLGYDLHDRRLIVQEEEAARVRQIFNLYLELGCVTKLQGRLDELGIRSKKRLSRKGRSSGDAAFSRGALYELLKNRIYLGEIRHKDKCYPGQHEAIVDQAVWDDVQTLLVTNRPSDNTHESDGEVSLLTGRLFDAAGNRFTPSHTTKRGRRYRYYVSQAIIHGNKGKGGSMYRLPAGRIESIVCDGVTNLIGNPQRLIAIIADRPSDPAEMNAILRSSERYKRQPLGTPNIADCVRRVVIDERHVRMFICKKNVRKILGLSCDSHIDAEIEIQLPAVPMRIGGELRFKIEGDSERSRREVPALVAAVVRAREWLDRLMSGDVSSQRDLAAKEGLDERYVSRLLPLAFLSPEITEEILEGTQPPHWCLDTFLGNVPLDWQAQRKAFA